Proteins encoded within one genomic window of Callithrix jacchus isolate 240 chromosome 11, calJac240_pri, whole genome shotgun sequence:
- the HBP1 gene encoding HMG box-containing protein 1 isoform X3 — MFQLSSDVSHQEYPRPSWNQNTSDIPETTYRENEVDWLTELANIATSPQSPLMQCSFYNRSSPVHIIATSKSLHSYARPPPVSSSSKSEPAFPHHHWKEETPVRHERANSESESGIFCMSSLSDDDDLGWCNSWPSTVWHCFLKGTRLCFHKGSNKEWQDVEDFARAEGCDNEEDLQMGVHKGYGSDGLKLLSHEESVSFGESVLKLTFDPGTVEDGLLTVECKLDHPFYVKNKGWSSFYPSLTVVQHGIPCCEVHIGDVCLPPGHPDAINFDDSGVFDTFKSYDFTPMDSSAVYVLSSMARQRRASLSCGGPGGQDFARSGFSKNCGSPGSSQLSSNSLYAKAVKNHSSGTVSATSPNKCKRPMNAFMLFAKKYRVEYTQMYPGKDNRAISVILGDRWKKMKNEERRMYTLEAKALAEEQKRLNPDCWKRKRTNSGSQQH; from the exons ATGTTCCAGCTGAGTTCAGATGTTTCACATCAAGAATACCCAAGACCATCTTGGAACCAAAATACCTCAGATATACCAGAAACTACTTACCGTGAAAATGAGGTGGACTGGCTAACAGAATTAGCAAATATTGCCACCAGTCCACAGAGTCCACTGATGCAGTGCTCATTTTACAATAG ATCATCTCCTGTACACATCATAGCCACTAGCAAAAGTTTACATTCCTATGCACGCCCTCCACCAGTGTCCTCTTCTTCGAAGAGTGAGCCAGCCTTCCCTCATCACCACTGGAAGGAGGAAACACCAGTAAGACATGAAAGG GCAAACAGTGAGTCAGAATCTGGCATTTTCTGCATGTCCTCCCTGTCAGATGATGATGATTTGGGATGGTGCAATTCCTGGCCTTCAACTGTCTGGCACTGTTTTttgaaag GCACACGACTGTGCTTTCATAAGGGAAGCAATAAGGAATGGCAAGATGTTGAAGATTTTGCTAGAGCTGAAGGCTGTGATAATGAGGAAGATCTTCAAATGGGCGTTCACAAG GGCTATGGTTCTGATGGTCTAAAGTTGTTATCACATGAAGAAAGTGTATCATTTGGCGAGTCTGTACTGAAGTTGACTTTTGATCCTGGTACAGTAGAAGATGGTTTACTTACTGTAGAGTGTAAGCTGGACCACCCtttctatgttaaaaataaag GTTGGTCATCATTTTATCCAAGCTTGACTGTGGTACAGCATGGCATTCCATGTTGTGAAGTTCATATTGGCGATGTATGTCTACCTCCTGGACACCCCGATGCCATTAATTTTGATGATTCAGGTGTTTTTGATACATTTAAAAG ctATGACTTCACACCTATGGATTCTTCGGCAGTTTATGTGTTAAGTAGTATGGCTCGTCAGCGTCGTGCATCTTTGTCTTGTGGAGGACCTGGTGGTCAAGACTTTGCAAGATCTGGATTCAGTAAAAACTGTGGCTCACCTGGATCATCACAGCTCTCTTCCAATTCTTTGTATGCTAAAGCTGTCAAAAACCACAGCTCAGGGACTGTGAGTGCCACTTCTCCTAATAAGTGCAAAAGACCAATGAATGCCTTCATGCTTTTTGCCAAAAAATACAGAGTTGAATATACTCAGATGTATCCAGGGAAAGATAACAG agcCATAAGTGTGATCCTTGGTGACAggtggaagaaaatgaagaatgaagagAGAAGGATGTACACATTAGAAGCAAAGGCTTTGGCTGAAGAACAGAAACGTTTAAATCCTGACtgttggaaaaggaaaagaaccaATTCA GGCTCACAGCAACATTAA